CTTTCGACCAGTCGACGAACCCTGCTGGGACTATAGCGAAATGCAGGTCCGACAGCACATAGTCCATGTCAGGATTGGGCGACTTGAGCAGGATCTCGACCTGCGACGGCGAGGCGGCCCGCACCTCCGCGACGTCGGCGACCAGCCCCTTGGCTTTTGACTTGGTCTTATCGCTGATATGCAGCCCGAGCGAATATTTGACGTCCTCTGCATCGAGTGTCTTGCCGTTGTGGAATTGCACCCCGGGCCTGAGGTTGAGGATCCATCGCTTGTTGCCGTCGCTGGCTTCCCAGCTTGCCGCGAGCTCCGGCGCCGGCTTGCCGTCGTCGCCAATCTCGACCAGCGTGTTGTAGACCTGCCGCGAGACATTGATGGAAAAGGTGCCGATCAGCTGCGTCGGGTCCAGCGTGTCGGCGGAGCTGCCGCCGTTGAGACCGAGGCGCAGCGCACCGCCTTTCCGCGGCGTCTGGGCAAGGCCGTGGCGAGGAAACGCCGCTGTGGCCAAGGCAGCCGCAGTGGCTGTCTTGATGAAGCTGCGGCGGTTCATGCTGTCCAGGCTTGAGAAAACGATTTTGTCGTTCATGTCATTCCCCATTGGTTTCAGTAGGCGCCGAGGACTTCGTTGGCTATCAGCGGCTGCGGCGGCAGCCGCCGGTCGAGAACGGCGTTCAGCGCGCGCGCCTGCTCGCTGAACGCTTTCTCGGGAAACAGATTCCAATGCTCCCAGGGATCACGACGGAGGTCGAAGAGCTCGCCCCATGCGGGTTGGTTTGGATAGCGTGTGAAGCGCCATTCCCGGGAGATGACCGACTGGTTGTAGAGGCACGCATCACGGCGGGGGTGGTATTCGGTGAACAGGAAGTCGCGGACGTCGCTTATCCGCCCTTCTAGCAGCGGTTTCAGGTCGATGCCGTCGGTCGCCGGCGTCGGCAGGCCGAGCAGCGATGCGAGCGTTGCGAACAGGTCGAGATGACTGGTGAGGGCATCGATGTTGGTGCCTGGATGAATGCCCGGACCACACAGCACTAGCGGCACCTGCAGCAGTTGGCGATAGGGTGGCGGTCCCTTGCGCAGCAGCCCATGGTCGCCGAGCAGCTCGCCGTGATCGGCGGTGAACAGGACGTAGGTGCTCTCCAATATGCCGGCGCCGGCCAGCGCCTCCAACAGCCTGCCGACGGCGTCGTCGATCATCTGGATCATGCCGTGCGTATGGGCGATCGCGGTGGACAGCGTCTCATCGGAGATGGCGTCGGTGCGCAGCAGGAAGCCTTGCTCGCGCGGCTGCTCGCCGCTGGCGACATAGGGCTCTTTCGTTGGGTCGTCGCCCTCGCGGAGATAGGCCGGCATCCGCTCCAGTTCGCCCGCGCGGATCGTCGGCTTTGGCATTCTTTCCGGCCGGAACAGGTCGCAATAGGGCCGGGGAGGGGCGAAAGGGTGGTGTGGATCGGGAAACGACACGAACATGCCGAGAGGCTCCCGCCGCTTGCTCTGGCGCTCGATGAAGTCGACGGCCCGGTCTGCGATCCAATTCGTGTAGTGCAGTTCGGCCGGCACCGCGCTCTTCCAGACCTCCCGCAGGTCCTCGGCTCGGCTTCCGCCCCCGGCCTCCGGCTCGTAGAGGTCGACCACCTCGGGATGGTTGCGCCTGAGCCAGGCCGCGTAGTGTCCCGCGCGCGTTGATTCATTCGCTTCCCCCATCACGAGGTCGACGCTATCAAAGCCGAAATAGGGGCCGCGCCAGCCTTCGCGGCCGGGTCTTTCCCAATAGGCGAGCGATTCCGGCATGGCGCGCTCGGCGGGCGCAAGCAACGGCTGGAAGTGGAGTTTGCCGACGCCCTTCGTGGCGTAGCCCGCTTGCGAGAGCGCCTTCCAGATATTGGGCAGCCGCTCGTCGAGCGCCACGCCGTTGCGCCACAGACCATGATGGCGCGGATAGAGCCCCGTCGCCATGGTTGCGCGGCTTGGCGAGCAAATCTGGTTGGGAGTGAAGTGCCGGTGGAACGTCGCACCGCGCGCCGCGATGTGGTCGATATTGATCGTGCGGGCGATGCGATTGCCGGTGATCGACAGGGCGTCGTAGCGCATCTGATCGGCGCAGATGAAGATGAGATTGGCTGGCTTCAAGACCGTTCTACCCGTTCATGCCACAGGTACAGCTACGGCCCGAAGTGGAGCGAAATCAAAGATCAAGATTTTCGGCCGGTATGTGCTAGTTCTATACCAGGAGGCAGAAATGCGTTTTTCCGGGCTTAGCGTTCGCCAGTTGGAGGCCTTCGAGGCCATGATGGTTGCCGGCTCGGTGTCGGCCGCGGCGATGGCGCTCAACGTCTCGCAGCCGAGCGTCAGCCGGCTATTGCAGGAGCTGGAGATCGACACGGGGCTCAGCCTGTTCGACCGATCGCGTGGCCGGCTGGCGCCGACTGAACAGGGCCTGCTGTTCTATGGCGAGGTCAGCAAGACTTTTCACGGCGCACGCAACCTAATCATGGCGGCTCAGGAAATCCGCGAATTGAAACGCGGCGTCGTGCGTATCGGCACGCTAGCGGCGATGTCGTTCAACATCGTGCCGGCCGCGATCCAGCGACTTCGAACGCAATTTCCGGAAGCGCGAACCACAATCGCGGTTCGAAGCTCGACAGAAATAGTGTCCTCAGTCGCTTCGCGTCTGACCGACATCGGCGTGGTAGACGCCGGCGTCTCGTTTCTTGACGCGAAATGCATAGCTATGTTCGAGAGCAACAGCGTCTGCGTGATGGACGAGAACCACGCGCTTGCTGATCACGACCGGGTTCGGCTGAAGGACTTTTCCCGCCATCCGTTTGTGTCGCTGGGCGAACTCTATTTCCGGCGCAGCCACGACGGCGCGAAGCTCCTTGAAGTGACCGCCGCCAACACCGTGGCCGATATTTTCCAGTCCTTTCTTGCCTGCGCGCTGGTCAGGGGCAGTCCCTCGCTTGCGGTTGTCGATCCGTTCACCGCAAGCTTCTATTCCGAATTCGGGCTGATATTGAAACCGATTGATTTCAACATTCCGTTTCGCACCGCGATCATCGCCAACGACCGCTCGGCAACGGGGGTGGCGGCTGGCAAGGTCATCGAAGCGCTGACGGAACTGATGGTCGTAAGTGATCAGGGCTGGCTGCTGCCGTCACAAGGCGCAAGCTGACCTATCCGGAAATGCGAGCTTCGGGTAACGGCATCGATTCTCGGGTCTATCCAAGCGCCGCCAGCTTGGGTTGACTTGATAGCAGCTTCTACGAAACTCACTCCGTCCCGTCCGGTGGCCAGCCGGCCTCCTCCGACGGCAGCTAGCTACGGATCGCTTCTCCAGAACCAGACCGTCCGGAATCGGCCCCAAACCGGTCGCGCTAACGCCCTTAGTCAACATGTATTCATGGCCCTTTTGGAGGATAGGAAAGAGCCACCGACTGCATTGAAAACTACTCCTCTTCCTGATCCCTAGGTTCGCCCGACCATACGAGATTATACGAAGGATATCGGTTGGCTAACCATCCTGTAAGCCATTGATTTTCTTTGGCAGTCTCACACCCTCCGGGCCCACCATGACCATTGATTGCATTTGTCGGTTCCAAAAAATAGCGATTTGGATCCAAAAAATAGCGAGTTGGGTTCCAAAAAAAGCGAACCTAGTCAGCACGTATTGGTTTCCCGTAAGCTATTGGTTTCAATTTTGTTTTCGTATTTTGGTTGAACGTAACACGGCTGAGTTGCTCCCTATGGCCGAATGCTTTGCCCCTGCGTGGCAACCGCGAGATCGTTCCCTCGTCTTCGGCCAGTGCTATCCAATGCTTCTGTATATATCCAACTATTCGGTCGTCTGATCGTCTGGCTACGGCCTGTTCCGTATCATTCTGGCGCAGTGTCCAACATTGGAGAAGAAGAATGAAACTCATCGCACTTGCTGCCGCCTCTCTTGCTGTTTCTGCCGGAACCGCTCTTGCCGGCAGCGACCACTACGGGTCAGAAAAGGCGACTT
The window above is part of the Mesorhizobium sp. WSM4904 genome. Proteins encoded here:
- a CDS encoding sulfatase-like hydrolase/transferase gives rise to the protein MKPANLIFICADQMRYDALSITGNRIARTINIDHIAARGATFHRHFTPNQICSPSRATMATGLYPRHHGLWRNGVALDERLPNIWKALSQAGYATKGVGKLHFQPLLAPAERAMPESLAYWERPGREGWRGPYFGFDSVDLVMGEANESTRAGHYAAWLRRNHPEVVDLYEPEAGGGSRAEDLREVWKSAVPAELHYTNWIADRAVDFIERQSKRREPLGMFVSFPDPHHPFAPPRPYCDLFRPERMPKPTIRAGELERMPAYLREGDDPTKEPYVASGEQPREQGFLLRTDAISDETLSTAIAHTHGMIQMIDDAVGRLLEALAGAGILESTYVLFTADHGELLGDHGLLRKGPPPYRQLLQVPLVLCGPGIHPGTNIDALTSHLDLFATLASLLGLPTPATDGIDLKPLLEGRISDVRDFLFTEYHPRRDACLYNQSVISREWRFTRYPNQPAWGELFDLRRDPWEHWNLFPEKAFSEQARALNAVLDRRLPPQPLIANEVLGAY
- a CDS encoding LysR substrate-binding domain-containing protein codes for the protein MAGFKTVLPVHATGTATARSGAKSKIKIFGRYVLVLYQEAEMRFSGLSVRQLEAFEAMMVAGSVSAAAMALNVSQPSVSRLLQELEIDTGLSLFDRSRGRLAPTEQGLLFYGEVSKTFHGARNLIMAAQEIRELKRGVVRIGTLAAMSFNIVPAAIQRLRTQFPEARTTIAVRSSTEIVSSVASRLTDIGVVDAGVSFLDAKCIAMFESNSVCVMDENHALADHDRVRLKDFSRHPFVSLGELYFRRSHDGAKLLEVTAANTVADIFQSFLACALVRGSPSLAVVDPFTASFYSEFGLILKPIDFNIPFRTAIIANDRSATGVAAGKVIEALTELMVVSDQGWLLPSQGAS